The genomic DNA atttatttgtgtattatttCTTAATGTTGGACATTCAAAAGGGTGTACGTATGTAGAGTGACTTACTtgatttacttataatttaaaatagaatCAACATTATTACCTTTATCTTATAAGTATAAGGATtaagttttatgtatatataatatcttgTGATCTACacgaaaaaatatgaatacaaaaatgtacctatataatatgttcattcatttatatttgtatacagaattttataatacttagtttaatttgtaatttttatagaattttaaaattaaataaaatgtttggaCAATCAGTAAGTagcttgtatttatttattcatttttcttccataattttattgaatttacatgcattgtatgtacatatgtatgtatgtttcagagAAATAATATTGCCAGTGaagttatattttcactagcgtttcAGTGAAATCCTAACTGAATATATTtcactattatatgtattatatacactgACTCCGACTCTGACTTTTACCTTATGCTTCGACTCTGAATGCGACTTGAACGATTTGTGCTTTCAaatttcttgccaacgtattgAGTCGCGGGCCTGTAGGCCTTTTAGATTTAGGGGcccaaaagaattttaaattgaaatactacatatttttcaaataaaagttgtaaaaatttaattaaaactattcATAAGACTAATGGAAGCACTAGTTAAAAGTTTATACTCCAAATTGAATGTCAAATCTTCACGATTTTGTACTCCTTTTCACGACATTTAATAGTTTTCCGTTATGatacagtaataataattgacTGCAATTATCTATAACcccgattttaaattttaaaaaaatatctatatatataaaaatgaatgtctgtgtgtgtgtctcgaataggctcctaagccactgaagcgattacgatagaactttcaggatttgttgtatgcatttccgggaagattactgtgaaaaaaaaaacgggaaaaacgggaatgagtgtcatttgctataatttcaaatgttttcgcgtcgcgaccatggtgttcgctgcctgcgttatTCCGAAAaattggaacgggaacggaaattgcatgcgttattgtggcattacaacgcatgccggggttcagctagttggttaataaaatattttcgtttcgTTTGTGTATTGTGAATCACGTTAACGTATTTGATATTGTTCGAAATTTTCggatagttattttattttatatgaaatattcgaTAACGTAAttcaatatagttttttttttcaaattaataaaaaactaaaGGAAATTCGACGAGTCAACTCAGGGTCAGTTAATTAGCTATATTGTAGATTGAACATGAAGAAGCTTCTAAAATGTCTTTGTAAAATGTAATTGAAGAATTAGTGACTGAAGGCGggcaaaaagaaaatttaaataatgcgagctaattatcaatttaatttaaaaaataaaaaactaaagGGGGGCCGGGTCTTTCGCTAACATTTTTGCATGTGGGCCCAATTTTACTAGTTACGACACTgaataaattaaactaaaaacttgaatgaattaatttattgaatctttggtaatgaaatatgtataaataaaaaagtaagtatgtacattcatagtaaatgtgtatgaatttcatacaaagaaatcaatttaataaaataaaaatgtattgagaCTGGAAAAACAATCGcttttggccacaacacatcaaaaaaCTAAGtgtaattcaacgattttatctacaatgtaatttaaattcatgatttttataaagaaattatttattttaacttattagTACAtagatttaattcaataaaattggttGTAAAATTCTAGTTGACGCATATCATAATACtattgattaataaaaaaagaagtcACGAGTGTGAGTCAAGTCGGAGGCTTGAAATGCTACGATTCTATATCGCTAAGTATATTGCATTGTATTTGTGAACAATTTTTCAGTTCCACTGATTCAGAGCAGCGAAATGTAATCTATACTAGTAAACATTCAATATAACTTCACTGGAAAACACAGATCCACTGTaacgtatatatatgtttgtttacgCGTGAAATGATGTGAAAACTTCGATATGAAATTTATCACTCATTGAAGAATATGTGTGTAAAACAATGAATGATTGAAAACGAAAAAATTATGTAGATTAATAACAGATCATACCTAGGTTCTGCTTTACACTTTTTAGTCATCTCCAGTTTAGTTTAGACATAATTTTATTACCTTTCGAAGACTCTGCATTCACAACTGTTCATATATGAGAGTAATGATGTAATATTTACAAGAATGATATCATTTCGGAGTAAAAGCATTTCTGCCTCTCTGCAGACAAATCCACATATGAGAATCTTACGCTTCGATAACTTACCGTGTTAACGTTTACCTAAATGTTTCATTTATTACTATAAATCATATGTTTTGAACATCAAAACACTTTTGTCAACACAGCTGCTCACATACCTTGTTAAACGATGACATAAAAACTTGATGAATCtaaattttgttataatataccaaatatttgttaaataaagTATAGTAAAGTGCATTTGCACAATTCTTACATTTATCTGAAAATATCGCTTTATCgtaaaattgaataatactCGTATTATTGCtctccaatttctataataccataaaatataaggttacaaaatacaaaaggttaaaaaaaagattcatacaatgtaaaatgtttttatatattcaaaaatgaggcaagtattcaaaataaatttacaaaaagccattttaataatacaagtcATCAAAAATTCAAGCCGACATTCATATAAAGCtttctatacataaatatttttttgaataaaaatcttGATATCGTGACACATACAAATCAGCATGATTGAAAAACATTAACAATTTTAGTGCAGTTTTTTATTAGGAATAAAAATTCATTGCGCAATAGTCATACAGTAAATgccacatataaaataaataaatctaattcgCTTTCGGGTTCTCTTGCTGTTCGAATTTGGGATACTTCTGCTGCATGTCCTTCCACTTAACCGATCCTGACGACAGATCTTTCACGACTTGAGCTAAGTCGTCAACGGGCAGCCTCAGTTGGCTCATCTCATCGCGTTCCCTTAACGTGACAGTATGCGGCACAGTCAAAGTATCAAAATCGATAGTCACAGCATACGGCACACCCAACTCGTCAGTCCTAGCATACCTCCTTCCGATTGAGCCAGAGGAATCATCGACCTTATGCGACACATCTACTCGAGTCAACGCATTGGAGAGGGTCTTGACGAAAGATTGGAACTCAGCGTTTCCACTAAGCGGCAATACGGCACACTTGATTGGAGCAACTAGTTGTGGTAGGGAGAAGTATGTTCTCTGCTCGTCTCGTACTTTGAAATTTTGCTCCAGAGCACAATACATAATACGGCCAATGCCGAATGAAGGCTCAATGACACTAGGGACGATCTCTTCAACATGAACGGTTTTTTGAGACGTTCTAACGCTGACCATTTCGGACGTCAACTTAAACTCTCCAGATGCTGTTTTGAGAACGTACGCTTGAGATTCGTCTAATGCCTTTTTCAAATCCTTGATTTGATCTTCGTCAAAAGCAGCCAACGTGTCGTTGATCATTTTAGCATCTTTCTTGAACAACTTGCCGATCGCCGCTCGCTGAGGTACGGCTTCGGTGATTTCTATGTCTTTTGGAGCTGGCAGTTTTTTCTCGGCAGCTAAACGTACTCCTGTAGCTTTAGCGTGTTGTGTCAGATCATATGCTGATCGATCAGCACACCCGACGCATTCTACCCAGCCATAGCTCGATAGACATTCAGCGTCCCAACAGTCGCATGCATAATGAGCCATTTCATTGCTCATATGTTGACGGAAACGTAACTTATCAGGCTTAATACCAACATCTAAAAGATACATATGAATACGAGCCATGAAGTAACCGAGTGTTTCATTATTAACAATGCCTTTAGCCACAGCATCTCCAATAGTCATCGTCTCCGCTGATTTACCCTGTTCTTGATTATTCGCCGAGTATAAGAGCAATGCTGTATCTTTAACACTTTCAAACTTAGGATGTTCCTTCGAGTCACAGAAGTGTTCTATTTCGCACATAGTAAACTCCCGTACTCTCAACAACCCAGAACGTGGAGATATTTCATTCCTGAATGAATTTCCGATTTGAGCCGCGGCAAATGGCAAACGACCTTGATTGAATTCGAGAAGTCGTTTAAAATTGACGAAAATACCCTGAGCTGTCTCCGGTCTTAAGAAACCTTTAATAAGACCAGTCGGACCAATTTGAGTAGCAAACATCAGGTTAAATTCGATCGGAGGAGTGAGATCGTTGCCGCTAATTGGTGACTTCATATTGAACTTGGTCAAGATTTCAGCCATCTGATCGGCATTCATTCCGTCCAGCTTCACGGTAATATCTTCACATTCATCTTTTAATTCTTTAGTAGCGTTCTTCTCCGATGCTATCTTCTCAAGATGAGCTTTGATGAGATGATCGAGGCGGAAACATTCACCAGTTTTGACGTCTTTAGTCATCAGATCGGCGAATCTTTCAACGTGGCCAGAAGCTTTGAGGACTGGCTCCGGAGTGAGAATAGAACAGTCGACTTCCAACATCTGCTCCCTCAGTACAAAAAATTGCCTCCAGTGTTGTATCATGTTCGCTTTTAAGGCACAGCCCATCGGTCCGAAGTCGTATTGGCCAGTAATACCGCCGTAGATTGCAAAAGATTGATCGTAGAAAAAGCGCCGCTTGAGGAGATCTTCCATCTTGGCCCTGTCGAAGGTTTGATGAGATGGCGTAAGTGAAAGTTCGGCATCTTCCAGAACCTTCTTCCGAGCCTTCAATTCGACTACCGCCTTTTTAACGTCCAAGTCCGGGGCTGACTCCTGCTTGAGCTGTCTCACGAGATCTCCCTGCTGCTTGACGCGCTCTCTCAGAGGCGCGAGCTGGACCTCAATCGCGGGATCGACCATTTCTGAATGAATTGCTAATACTACTTTTCTATGCTTCTTCTTTGTTCCCCACTGCGAACTGAGACGTATTCCTATGGGATCGTGTGTCTTGAAGAGTCTGGTGAGTTTGAGAGTTGTGGAAAGGAGTTGACGCATCCACACGTCTTCGAGCTGCGGCAGCCACGTGCCACTGCCACTGCCACTGCCACTGCCACTGACAACTGTCACTAAACACCCTCTCACTCGTCTTAACGTTTCATTTTACGGCCAATGCATACCACCGTTTCATcatcttttatttaattttataatcgaGATTTTGTATCTATATACGATTATTTTAGATGTGAATGTTCTCTCTTGTAACAGATATAAGAGAGAACGGCATAAACcatcaatattatatactagcggAAACCTTAATATTGATGACAatgcattacattttttacatatttctaCATATGTGTAGGTTTATTGGTAAACGAATTAAGGTCTGTtgatacctagtcagcacgtaccgacttcagcaggtatccagccgtacgaaaagtattatttggtacattttgtatgggtatgttcatttcaaccgtcacgtttacgccacggcaggcttacagcagtacccgacatttcctgttcataccttacagcaacatccgtcaacgtatcgtatccgtctttttggacatcgtggagatatacacgcgaattacgtgccatgagtctgccgctttggtgttttggaccaattatcgatagtggcagttgacagctgttcaatctttctacatagttttggcgcaaatatttaaaaaaaaaaaaaaaattttttacggaaatatttaaaaaaattttgtccatcatccacaagctccttatacagtgtccaaaactctccttcgatttttctattttttaacatgggatgcacatcaaaacgcctccgtgcttttttattgccttcttgagcttcttcttccaacaacaacgtgattatacatcatttttcgttcgataaacgccgaaacatttttgctggcttgtattctgacgcgtagctacgaatgcacgtgtatgcattcatattgtaagtactcgacaatacgacgtaagcaatattgcgccgtatcgtcatggcctgtaatgtataagtaagccgattttgccttgcactcggccaaagtgctgtgaacgtgacgtgaccgcgacgtgtaggtagatatgaatagaaatgtaataaaatgacatattggaaacggagtcgtgcagtgctgaagccgttcagtgctgttaagtatgaacagacctttattccgtaaaaagcgatctcgcgcacgtcactaaaattttgatcacggaacatctgacattcgagttctcattagtacatacaatatttcgcgtgcgTGAATTTTGATTGATGGAATTTTTGGGTGCCATATGTTCCGTGATCAAGTTtaagtgacgtgcgcgagatcacattttgcggaataatcactgaaacagatttattatacatatctatttcgattttgatttttaaatacttttattggtaataaattatatcTGAGTCTATTctaatagttactgatccagtgatcattatttattttacacttttttttgttactacatatttttatatcatttttatttttatgataatttatatgtacataataataggcAAAAAACTTAAAAACCTATTAGAAATTCTTctgatcatatgtatgtatgtatttttggttcggtgattactccgTGCAAAACGatttcgcacacgtcactaaaatttcgACCACAGGAAAATATTTCATCTGGCACcggaaaattccatccattcCATCTATCATCGACCGAATCACCGAACCCATAGTGCtacatattccgtattcgcgattttcgtggcaacgattgtcgtcgcaatgtgcgaaataatagtccgtttaccgtattttttatttatttatagtagttttgaaccattgtggctttacaggaagaacctaacctacatttgattatgaaaaacagaaaaataaaatacatatataaaataaaaagcaaaaatgcaaaagcagaaaaacatgataaaatgaaaaaataaaaataaaaaaacagaaaataatacataagaaaaagaataaatgtacaaaagtgtaaaaaccaagaaatgaaatccaaaaatcacattcttagtttcatattaaataaaagaaaaatagtacataaaaatgtacataaggagaaagaaaaagaaaaaataacataaaataaaacaatatataaataaaaataaaatcacagcgaggcccaaaaattttatatacatatgtagaagggtAAGATCTTACGatctgtaatataaaaattaaaaaaaatcagtgaaaaactgtttaaatacaaatgaaactatttttaaagtttaacttggcactttttatatatttactttcataagtaatagtaataaataataaaataagaacaGCAGAACAACTTTtcttgttaaaaaataataaagcgtACAAGGCCGTACTCTGAGGCCacaaatcgaaataaaaaagcgAACATGCAGAGAGGGCATTGTGCTCTCCGTCCTTGTCTTTCTCCTTGTCGAGGAGTGGAGTGCGAGAGAGACAAGGCTGCTGTCAGCCGCCATCTTGGAGGACGCTGGACGCGGCGCACGGCCGCCGCCCCCTGTCTCCGAAGCCCCGTCGCTGACTTCGCCCCCTGCGACTTCGCCCCACGTCGCAGGTCAGGTGATCGCCGTCTCGTCGTCTCTTAACGcctcaccccaccccaccccaccccacccctcaTCATCTTCCTTTTACTCGAACAGGATCTACCGAATTCACCGAACACTCCATTGTCACTctccatacatttatttaaatgattatCGATCTTGCTGGTATGTACGTGCAGAATATCCCCAATTCTATTGACACATTTCAGAACACACCCCAGAATGCAATGGACACAAAGCAAAATAGATTTCGacacaactttttttattatagtttaattatgacCCGGAAATAAGCTCATATCTTATTTCGATTCTGAGCATGACGAAgatcacataaaaaaaaaacaaatgccaCGTTCAAAATTTCAGTACAcaaagaaaatatgtaaaatatttctatacTGCTGTTTCCAGATTCGATCGTTGTGACCAGTAGTGTATGGTGAATTGGTAATGGACGATCCTAGCAGAATGATGGGTCACGGAGGCGGCCTTATGGGCCCACAGGGCTACGGCCTGCCACAAAACGACGGAGCTTCAGCGGGAGAGGGCGACGCCAGAAAGCAGGACATTGGCGAAATCTTACAACAGATCATGAACATTACAGATCAAAGTTTGGACGAGGCGCAGGCCAGGAAGCACACCCTCAATTGCCATAGGATGAAACCGGCGCTCTTTTCAGTACTATGCGAAATCAAAGAGAAAACTGGTTAGTTCCTCACCAtcattgtgaatatttttaaatttcagattTATATATACTCACTATGTCGAATAGTGTCTCACACAATTTATTTCTCATGTTCttcataaagaatataaaacactatacaaacaaaaaataataatagaaaaaaagcaaACATGAGACAATTTCCTATATATTCAAGTTGAATACAATACTTAATGTAAACAATATTAGATGCAGCACCAGATGGACAGCATTTTGACAAGCTTTTGTCACAAATTGATTGGAGGTATGAATGTATGAGAACTCTATGACGATTTCCTGTATGTGGTTCATATAGCAGAATAGAGCATagactattggttagcatataatgctttgaacaaagtgatcacaggttcaaatcccattGGTTTCTTCTGGCCACACCTTggattgtgactccagatcgatcgtttccaatttatctatttttcattgaaacaaattggcaaccttacccattttctcgcaagtctcgagttttcaacaacctggaatttcgctgaattgtataaaatgctgcaaatttacaaatttaacgatagatgtctctgtggatattaattgatatgtatttactttgtataatacttgtatcaaatgtacaatgtttctggccaggaaggtgcattggggttacctgtaaagccttcctggtataaatttaaaaatatatatatattaaaaatcgtaaatatatatattaaaaatatatatatattaaaaatatatatatatattaaaagtgCATATATCAAGTGGGAAGGGATGTTTGGAggcttatttgaaaaaatgtatgtactttaacAGTTGGGCTCACGCCCAAAAACCAATTGACGCTTAATTTAATGTCATGTTAAAATATGGTGTAGtaacgtacatataattttcaaatttgttccTACCTTATAGCGGAAACGAAGATATGTCTTGAAAGATATGCAAGGTTtttctccaaccctttgtcttctcgcttatGAGAAGCAAGCTAGAATATAGTACGATTGTGTGAAAtctgcatgaagcaaattactcctttccttttgggtataattcccttgaacttcggagaaacctctcattaattcgttttattCTCCAGCTTCTATGTGGTAACACATATACCTGtcattgctggaacagttgggactttatttataatattatgtatgtggtagacatttttatttgatgtttgtacctcctgcccgcacagttttTAATCTGATGGCttttattccaagagctatgtgactttttaatgaaatcgttgctgcctgaatgtgatattttccacctcagtgagcataggttatcagagattatttttctggtagcctacgctcatcattattttaataattggatACTAagtatgaatggaattttgatcttctctcttccatttgggcctcgtcgggatgttttgtatttgcagctggttcttatatgtatattggtgctgcTGGCTGCATATGCAAGATATTCCCTATTTAGacattatgtattttgttatttgatatatttactttttttgctattttaataatgctattgttttgtatgatgatgtataaatgtatttttgtctgtatatatcattttttttctcatctctgtATATTTTTGACCCTTGTGGTGCATTAAGAActcatgtaatgccacaatggtccaaacctaaacttaaataaatgaatatctaATGAAGGTACATAACCAGtacctataaatatattttaccatAGACGTCGTCTACAAAAATGTAAAAGTATATAAtggttatgtattatatgtaattagatatgtttcttgatctgtagaacgtacactcgtcactttggatgAAATCTGTTAGACAAGTGTAcatgattaatttaataaataaaataaaaaaatacagtcCCTGTCCAAGAAATTACGGACACCTTGCAAAAATCACAAATTCTGcatttactagtatattaaaaacaaatatgtatttttgttgtaacacggtttatttaaaaaataaatacatataataaaatacaacaaaacaataaaataattaatacttaataataattagcacttacaataaaaattcaaaatgcaaaatttgcaaaatcaaatgaaaaaaccATGGTGTTGTTGAAgagataattaaaaatttctacAGAAACGCACATCTTCACTGATCGACTTTCAGGAGCAAACTGTTGTTCCACATTTCAATTTTGTTTCACATTCTTTTGAATAACAGTACTACACAAAATCTTTTTTATGTGAATAAGGTAGGTAATAAAGAGGcgcatacaaaaaaattaacccAAAAGGGGCTGCAGTGAGTAGTTTCTTAAAACGGGTGTCCGTAATTTCTTGGACAGGGactgtataaattaaaaatcatgttCCAAACTACAACCCATTGTAAAAcgctattttaataaaattgtcttGATCGTTTTTGCAGTACTGTCGCTGAGAAACACTCAAGAAGAGGAGCCTCCAGATCCCCAGCTGATGCGGCTGGACAACATGCTGATAGCAGAGGGAGTGGCGGGTCCGGAAAAAGGCGGAGGCGCCGGAGCAGCTGCGTCAGCCTCAGCAGCGGCCCAGGCCGACTGGGGTGAGTGTACGTCTATAACACACCACATTTATAATGTGTATAATGTCAAACGACTTTCCGACTGCATACAAATGAAAGTTTCACCTGCCGGGGTGAAAATTTGTATGTAGTCGGACAGAGTGTTGTGTGATGTGTGTTTGTCAGTAGGTGGCACAGGGCAGGCAGACAACGCCATTGAACACTCGGACTACCGCGCAAAGCTCGCACAGATCCGTCAGATATACCATCAGGAATTGGAGAAGTATGAGAACGCTTGCAACGAATTCACCACTCACGTCATGAACCTGCTGAGGGAGCAGAGTCGTACGAGACCCATCACACCCAAGGTTAAATTTCATTCCGAtcaaatatgcacatatatgcattacttgaaattaaattaattatttttaataacatatgATTACATTTGCTTTGCAGGAAATCGAACGTATGGTGcaaattattcataaaaaattcAGTTCCATTCAGATGCAATTGAAACAGTCTACGTGCGAAGCTGTTATGATTTTGAGATCGAGGTTCGTATGTGACGTCAGAGCTGCACATGTTTCCGAGTCGATGTCTTGTACCGGCTgtgtgtaatttaatatttgtttagGTTCTTGGACGCTCGTCGCAAAAGACGCAACTTTAGTAAACAAGCGTCAGAAATTCTCAACGAATATTTCTACTCGCACCTATCTAATCCGTACCCCTCCGAAGAAGCCAAGGAAGAATTGGCGAGAAAGTGTGGAATCACAGTCTCTCAGGTATTTTATTATGTGcaaggaatatttttttttattattattttgatatataatatatgtatattttcaaaatgcatCGATCGAATTCGATGCATGCGTCCATCTATAAATCGTTCTGTGAAATTATGTGACTTCAGGTATCGAATTGGTTCGGCAATAAACGCATTCGTTATAAGAAGAACATTGGCAAAGCTCAAGAGGAGGCTAACCTGTACGCCGCGAAGAAGGCTGCCGGTAATGATGATTTTCATATGTTCGACTAAATGTGAGGACAAAATCATTTATCGAAATACACTTCATTGACTTTCTCCACTATCTattttttaccaaaaaaaaaaaaacaacttaacGATCTCATTTTTACTATTCACTTACTACTAACTAACATATGGTTTTTTTAATTCCACTTTGTACTGTCGTTGAATTTATTAATCGATGCTTGTTACTTGAACGATCGCCGGCAAATGTGTCATGAATATGACTTGTGAAATTTGCGCTACAAATGTTCAATTAACCCTTATATTTATTACCCTAGAGCCGATATATTTTCTTTCATAAAATCGCCAAAAATACCCTGACCCAATATTTATCGACTTTTCAAAATGACGTATTATTATCATGTTATAAACGTAATTAATAAGTTTTTATGATGGTTATAATGCACTCTCG from Arctopsyche grandis isolate Sample6627 chromosome 1, ASM5162203v2, whole genome shotgun sequence includes the following:
- the GlyRS gene encoding glycine--tRNA ligase, with translation MRQLLSTTLKLTRLFKTHDPIGIRLSSQWGTKKKHRKVVLAIHSEMVDPAIEVQLAPLRERVKQQGDLVRQLKQESAPDLDVKKAVVELKARKKVLEDAELSLTPSHQTFDRAKMEDLLKRRFFYDQSFAIYGGITGQYDFGPMGCALKANMIQHWRQFFVLREQMLEVDCSILTPEPVLKASGHVERFADLMTKDVKTGECFRLDHLIKAHLEKIASEKNATKELKDECEDITVKLDGMNADQMAEILTKFNMKSPISGNDLTPPIEFNLMFATQIGPTGLIKGFLRPETAQGIFVNFKRLLEFNQGRLPFAAAQIGNSFRNEISPRSGLLRVREFTMCEIEHFCDSKEHPKFESVKDTALLLYSANNQEQGKSAETMTIGDAVAKGIVNNETLGYFMARIHMYLLDVGIKPDKLRFRQHMSNEMAHYACDCWDAECLSSYGWVECVGCADRSAYDLTQHAKATGVRLAAEKKLPAPKDIEITEAVPQRAAIGKLFKKDAKMINDTLAAFDEDQIKDLKKALDESQAYVLKTASGEFKLTSEMVSVRTSQKTVHVEEIVPSVIEPSFGIGRIMYCALEQNFKVRDEQRTYFSLPQLVAPIKCAVLPLSGNAEFQSFVKTLSNALTRVDVSHKVDDSSGSIGRRYARTDELGVPYAVTIDFDTLTVPHTVTLRERDEMSQLRLPVDDLAQVVKDLSSGSVKWKDMQQKYPKFEQQENPKAN